TACTGGGACTTGTCGCTGTCCCGACATGCGGAATAGTTCTACCTGTCCTATACCTGGTGTGACTTCTATTTTACGGTACTCTAATCCTTTGTAATCTAGAATTAAACGCACCTTTTCTGAGTACTGCGATAGCTCGAATTGATACAGTTCTATCATTTGCCTGCTCCTTGAAACAGTTATCAGTGACTCGTGGCTAGACCAAAACTAAGAATCTAGTCCCCTGCTACCAGTTATCGGTGACTCGTGACTTGTGGCTAGACCAAAACTAAGAATCTAGTCCCCAGTCACCAGCCACCAGCCACTCACTACTTAATAACAAAATAATCCTTCCCCAGCAGAGATTTTGGGGAAGGAAAGTTTAGGTATTTCAAAACTCACAACTTCTTATCGAGTTTTTACGCAGTTCGACGAGTTACCAAGCCCCAGATGAACAGTAAGATGATTGCACCAAGAACGGCAAAAATAATGCTGGGTATGGTTAGTGCGCCAACTCCAGCCGCCGCCGCACCTGCGCTACCCGGGAAGATGACAGACCCTAGCCAGCCTCCTACTAATGCGCCTAAAATTCCGAGAATAATTGTTGCTAGGATACCACCACCTTGATGACCGGGGTAGATGGCTTTAGCGATCGCTCCAGCTATTAGTCCTAAAACAATCCAAGCAATGATGTTCCACATATCATTAACTCCTGTTTCTACTCATCCATCATTTATTCAAGTGCAATCTATCACTTTCAAACTTGTAATTCCCTCTACCTCAGGTAATAACCTAAAGAAATATGAACGCAACAATTAAACTATATAAACTTTTGAGTCTGCTGATATATTCACTTTTAAGAAATCTAAATGCAATCTGTCAAGTGGAGCGATTAAAAATGAAACGAAACACATTAGATTTTAATATTTTGAAATTATTCCTTTGGGATAATAGTATATCTTTTGATATAGTCCCAATTGTTCCAGCGATTTTTTAGAAAGGGGTAGCGATCGCGAGTAGCAAGCAGATGGGATCGATATTTTTTAAATGCAATAAATCAAGTCAATCTAGCTTGATAGAAGTGACACTCATGCACGAACGCAATTGAACGAACGCAATGCAAGCTCGAATATCTTTTTTCCACTTTTTATTAGAGGTACACTAGCGAGCTGACTCAAAATGCCTGTTAATAGCAAAGTCTCTATAACGAGCCATTCTTAAAAATCCCCGCTGACCCAAAGCCTTTCGCAGAGTGGATGTTTGTGCGGTTTGTCAAAAAGATCGGAGAATGTTATAAAACTTAAGATTCTCGGAACACGACAAAGAAACGATAGTCTAACAATTCTTGGAGCAATAGAGGAACGCAACAGTGAGAAAAATTCCAAGTCACACTATTAGTCACAATAGCTTAATGTGCAATAAGACGCTCAAGCTACTAGCAAGCCTGATAGGAGTTGTAGGAGCTAGTATCCTCATCGGACTTCCTGTGGAAGCGCAACAGTCGAGTGGAGGAGCAACTAATCCCAGACCTAGTATTTTCAACGAACCCCCTTACAACCGTCGTACTGGTACGCCACCCACAACACCGACTACACCCCCATCAGAAACTCAGCCACCAGAAACAGCGCCTAGTCCTGTGACTCCTGCACCAGGAGCAACTGAGCCTTCAACGGAGAACTTAGTGGCTCTAGCCGCCGCTAATGACTCCTTTAAAACCTTGACAGCAGCTCTCAAAGCAGCAGGTTTGACAGAAACTCTTTCTGGACAGGGACCATTCACTGTGTTTGCGCCGACAGATGCAGCTTTTGCTCAATTACCTCAAGATGCCTTGCAAGAGTTGTTGAAACCTGAAAATAAAGATATTCTGGTCAAAATCCTGACCTACCACGTAGTACCAGGTAATGTCACATCTAGCGACTTAAAATCTGGGGAAGTCAAGACAGTAGAAGGGGGTGCTGTAAACGTACAAGCCGATCCCAGCAAGGGTGTGTCTGTGAACGATGCTAGTGTAGTGCAACCCGATATTAAAGCGAGTAATGGTGTCATCCACGCGATTGATAAAGTGATGCTACCTCCTGACTTGTAAGAAGTCAAAAGTCAAAAGTTAAAGGTCAAAATGGGAAAGCATTAAACTGATGGCTTTTGGTTGCTTTTTGCTTTTGAGTCAAACGAGCAACAACTGATAGGATAATCTTGTAATTCCGTTCAATTTGAAATTGAACGGATTTTTATTACCATTTATTATTTATGGCGATCGCACTTAATTTTTAAGCAATCTCTCGTTCAGAAAATTACGACCGTAGATGGACGCGATCGATAAAAATGACAAATAACAAATGACAAGTGACAAATGACAACTAGCCTTTGTATTATTGTTAAAAATGAAGAAATAGCACTACCTCAGTGTCTCAATAGTGTTAAAGATGTTGTAGAAGAAATAGTTGTTTTAGATACTGGATCTAGCGATCGCACGGTAGAAGTAGCTCGGCAATTTGGGGCAAAAATATATCACTTTAACTGGTGTAACGATTTTAGTGCAGCTCGAAATGAGGCACTTAAGCACGTGACTGGTGACTGGGTTTTAGTGCTAGACGCAGATGAGATTTTAGTACCAGAAATTATCCCGAACTTACAACAGGCAATGGACGGCGATCGCTTCTTGGTAATTAATTTACTAAGGCAAGAAGTTGGTGCAGTACAATCACCTTACTCTTTAGTCTCTCGTTTGTTTCGCCGCCATCAAGATATCTATTTTGCTCGTCCCTATCACGCCATGATTGATGATAGCGTTACGGAAATTCTTCGTCGCGAAACCCACTGGCAAATTGCTAACTTAGATCGGGTTGCTATCTTACACTATGGATATCAACAACAGCAAATTGCACAAAAAGATAAGTTCGTCCAAGCTGAGAAGATTATGTCAGGCTTTTTGGCTAGTCATCCTGACGATCCTTATGTTTGTAGTAAGTTGGGAGCTTTATACGTACAAACAGGAAAAGTTGTGCCAGGAATTGAATTATTAGAACGAGGACTGAAATCTGCGGCAAACAATGAGGAAATTTTGTACGAACTCCACTATCATTTAGGACTTGCTTATAGTTACGAGCGCCAAATATCGCTGGCAATTGCATCGTATCAAACAGCAGCTCAGTTAAATGTATCCTCCTTTTTAAAAATTGGTGCTTATAACAATTTAGGGAACTTATGGCAAAAAATAGGAAACTTACCTCAAGCCAAGTCTAACTATTTGAAAGTCTTACAAATCGACCCTAATTTTGCTTTAGGTTACTACAATTTAGGTATTACTTTAAAGGCGATGGGACAATTTGTAGAAGCGATAGCAGCTTACGAACGCGCCATTCAACTCAATCCTGAATATGCCCAAGCTTATCAGAATTTAGGAGTCGCATTACTGAAACTAGGGCAGGTAAGAGAAAGTTTAGCAGCATTTCAACAGGCGATCGCACTTTACGAATCGAGCAATCCTGCTGTAGCAAGGCAATTGTCCCAAAAATTACAGGAAATGGGATTTTAGTCAACAGTGAGTAATGGTAAGAGAAGAAGTCGTAAGTTGTAAGTCGGGATTAACTGCTCCCTGACAACTGATACCTGATAACTCTACCCTAAGATCCTACCCAAGTACTAGAGAAATTATCTAGCGTGATGGTATTGTTTCCAGTACGGGAAAATTGAAATGACAACAGATATTTCTTCTAACAGTAACAAAGGTATCGATCGCTCTCTGCTCGTCGGCATACTACTCACTATATTCGGAGTTATTGCGATCGCTTTACCTGCTGTCTCGACCATATTTTTTGAGACTTGGGTAGCACTGATTTTAATTAGCTCTGGAGCTGCTAAGCTATTTTATGCGTTTCAGACTCGCAATGATGGGGGTTTTGCTTGGAAACTCGTATTGAGCATTCTGTACATTGCTACAGGCATCATGCTGTTTGTTTATCCCTTAACAGGTGTATTAACGCTGACTTTGCTGCTAGGTAGTTTCCTGCTTGCGGAAGGTGTTTTTGAAACAATTCTGGCTTTTCGTTTGCGTCCGCAACAGAATTGGACTTGGGTACTCGGTGACGGTATTATCACCTTAATCTTAGGTGGAATGATTTGGTTTCAGTATCCCTTCAATGCACCGTGGATAATTGGTACTTTAGTTGGTGCTAGCATTTTGTTTACAGGGATTTCGCGGGTAATGCTTTCGTTAAGCGGACGTTCGAGCTTAGACAAAGCTAACCAACCAACTTCAGCATAAACTGTTGCATTTTCAAGAGTGTCGTCCGCACTACAAAAGCTGAGGCTGATGAAACTTTCAATTTCTTCTCGCAGAGCAGCTGCTACCTTAATCCTTATTGCAGCTGCAATTCTTTCTGGCTGTAATAACCAATCTGGTGAGTTAACGAATAATACCCAAAGCTCACCAAATAATACAAATACTGCACCTACATCTACTCCATCAGCTCGAAAGGATACAGCACAACAAACAAGTTGTGCTGATGGTAATCCAATCAAAGGTATTGATAGCAAAAGATTAGGAAAAATTGCTCTCACTCCCCAATCTCCCGTATACAATAAGGTCGAGCCGTTAAGATGTTTTCCTAACACATTAGCAGCACAAGAGGCAGGTTATACAGTTCCCAAATAGATGACATATGCTAAATAGTTTGGAACTGCGTTGGTTTATTTCAGGAGAGTTACCTTTAGAGGTTTCCTCTTGGTTTGAGCGAGATAAATTAGGCGGACAATTGCAAGCACCAGAAACAAGAGAAGACGTGTATCTCTACGTTCCTGAATGCGAATATATGGGATTAAAATTGCGCCAGGGACGTTTGGAAATTAAGTGGCGACAAGCAGAATTAAAGAGTTTGCATTTTGAACGGGTGGAGGGTAAGTTAGAAAAATGGGGCAAATGGTTGTGTGAAGATCCAACCACTGAAAGTTTTCAACCAAAGCATGTATTGAGCCAAAAATCTTGGGTGAGGATCGGTAAAGTGCGATCGCAACGTCTGTATGACGGTTGTGCCTTAGAACTCACTCAGTTAACTATCCAAAATAATGCCTGGTGGAGTCTGGCTTTAGAAACCTTTGGAACAGAACCACAGAAAATGGATAAACTACAAAGTATATTTGAGTTGATAGGTACAACTTACACTGGATCGCAGTTAAAAGTTCAAAAATCTTATGCTTATCCTAAATGGATAGAAATAGCAATGACGCATTAGATAAATAAAGTTAAAAGTTAAAAGTCAAAAGTCAAAAGTTAAAATTGAGGAGACAGTTGATGGTTATCGATCGCTGCTCGCGTACTCCCTTGCATCACTGACAACGTGTAGAGACGTTCCATGTAGCGTCTCTACACTGATAATTGATAATCGGTTACGTCTTTTCTACGAAAGTAATATCTAATAAATC
This window of the Chroococcidiopsis thermalis PCC 7203 genome carries:
- a CDS encoding GlsB/YeaQ/YmgE family stress response membrane protein: MWNIIAWIVLGLIAGAIAKAIYPGHQGGGILATIILGILGALVGGWLGSVIFPGSAGAAAAGVGALTIPSIIFAVLGAIILLFIWGLVTRRTA
- a CDS encoding tetratricopeptide repeat protein, whose amino-acid sequence is MTTSLCIIVKNEEIALPQCLNSVKDVVEEIVVLDTGSSDRTVEVARQFGAKIYHFNWCNDFSAARNEALKHVTGDWVLVLDADEILVPEIIPNLQQAMDGDRFLVINLLRQEVGAVQSPYSLVSRLFRRHQDIYFARPYHAMIDDSVTEILRRETHWQIANLDRVAILHYGYQQQQIAQKDKFVQAEKIMSGFLASHPDDPYVCSKLGALYVQTGKVVPGIELLERGLKSAANNEEILYELHYHLGLAYSYERQISLAIASYQTAAQLNVSSFLKIGAYNNLGNLWQKIGNLPQAKSNYLKVLQIDPNFALGYYNLGITLKAMGQFVEAIAAYERAIQLNPEYAQAYQNLGVALLKLGQVRESLAAFQQAIALYESSNPAVARQLSQKLQEMGF
- a CDS encoding fasciclin domain-containing protein; protein product: MCNKTLKLLASLIGVVGASILIGLPVEAQQSSGGATNPRPSIFNEPPYNRRTGTPPTTPTTPPSETQPPETAPSPVTPAPGATEPSTENLVALAAANDSFKTLTAALKAAGLTETLSGQGPFTVFAPTDAAFAQLPQDALQELLKPENKDILVKILTYHVVPGNVTSSDLKSGEVKTVEGGAVNVQADPSKGVSVNDASVVQPDIKASNGVIHAIDKVMLPPDL
- a CDS encoding HdeD family acid-resistance protein, translating into MTTDISSNSNKGIDRSLLVGILLTIFGVIAIALPAVSTIFFETWVALILISSGAAKLFYAFQTRNDGGFAWKLVLSILYIATGIMLFVYPLTGVLTLTLLLGSFLLAEGVFETILAFRLRPQQNWTWVLGDGIITLILGGMIWFQYPFNAPWIIGTLVGASILFTGISRVMLSLSGRSSLDKANQPTSA